A window from Primulina huaijiensis isolate GDHJ02 chromosome 13, ASM1229523v2, whole genome shotgun sequence encodes these proteins:
- the LOC140991888 gene encoding uncharacterized protein codes for MSWFGSNKNEGRHHTYDKPKLGELGHVHRPVIIDGNGVKHPILGYESHNSKQYVGRTEAVVKYIRFPGMVDEEYTSTSRMEEYGTGDLSARKNEFAPNSHDERLRGPIKDLPWDNRFRFNSPPSKEHHHAAQDDDTRVNNTKGTKPNNMKEQDYYDDEKNRRNGFTTQGSRPNYLKDQEDYYERANPSTNGYSPPKYGFSIPTHQVKEKENDYVTKQGSRPNYLKDQEDYIERANPNTNGYSPPKYAFSIPTRQVKEKGNDYDARGARMGPFGTQPNNETSYETSNFKPKANSPPRLNPQPKNEQGNYNIPETIDSTEARRRYGKGAPGAAPAEGHKYSGGTIDSKEAAKKYNGVLLTN; via the exons ATGTCATGGTTCGGTAGCAACAAGAATGAAGGCAGGCATCACACTTACGACAAGCCGAAATTGGGTGAGCTCGGGCACGTCCATCgtccagtgatcatcgatggcAACGGTGTGAAACATCCTATACTTGGCTACGAAAGCCACAACTCCAAGCAATATGTGGGCAGAACTGAAGCAGTTGTGAAGTATATACGTTTCCCGGGCATGGTAGATGAAGAATACACCAGTACTTCAAGAATGGAGGAGTATGGAACAGGGGACCTATCTGCTAGGAAGAATGAATTCGCTCCCAATTCCCACGATGAAAGATTACGCGGACCAATCAAGGATTTGCCTTGGGACAATAGGTTCAGGTTCAACAGCCCTCCATCAAAAGAGCATCATCATGCCGCTCAGG ATGATGACACACGCGTCAACAATACTAAAGGGACAAAGCCAAATAACATGAAAGAACAAGACTACTATGATGATGAAAAGAATAGAAGAAACGGCTTCACTACACAAGGGTCTAGACCAAACTATCTCAAAGATCAAGAAGATTACTATGAACGTGCAAATCCCAGTACAAATGGCTATAGCCCTCCTAAATACGGATTCTCCATACCAACTCACCAAGTGAAAGAAAAGGAAAACGATTACGTCACTAAACAAGGGTCTAGACCAAACTATCTCAAAGATCAAGAAGATTATATTGAACGTGCAAATCCCAATACAAATGGCTATAGCCCTCCTAAATACGCATTCTCCATACCAACTCGCCAAGTGAAAGAAAAGGGAAATGATTACGACGCTCGGGGTGCTCGTATGGGTCCATTCGGGACACAACCAAACAACGAAACAAGCTATGAAACATCCAACTTTAAGCCAAAAGCAAACAGTCCTCCTCGGCTCAATCCACAGCCAAAAAATGAACAGGGAAACTACAATATTCCAGAAACCATTGATAGCACCGAGGCTCGTAGGCGATATGGGAAGGGAGCTCCAGGGGCTGCGCCTGCAGAAGGTCATAAGTACAGTGGAGGGACTATAGACAGCAAAGAAGCGGCAAAAAAATACAACGGTGTCCTTCTGACTAATTGA